Proteins from a single region of Cupriavidus sp. MP-37:
- the imuA gene encoding translesion DNA synthesis-associated protein ImuA, with product MTAPLHAAPPRAAEGLLFPAPAASEPAWPAAAERQQALSALEQRYPGLWRAGQLGRAGAAAVCPTGYDALSAELPGGGWPAGGLTELLTTQGGAGEMRLLLPALRTLAGAGRRIALVAPPYLPNAMGLAAAGLPARQCYWVRAPAEAARAAQQADMLWAAEQLLRSQAFGGVLVWLPAARPEALRRLQVLAQAGDAVAWALRPAAALRESSPAVLRLLLAPLPGNVLSITFHKRRGPVRDTPLLLRLDGMAAATRAAAWPVPAGAPAPAPAGPEPLAQSSQLSSDAVLDRGAPAAPAPGRPAAQLA from the coding sequence ATGACTGCGCCATTGCACGCAGCCCCGCCAAGGGCGGCGGAGGGTCTGCTTTTCCCTGCGCCGGCGGCTTCCGAACCTGCCTGGCCTGCCGCGGCCGAGCGCCAGCAGGCGCTGTCAGCGCTTGAGCAGCGCTATCCCGGGTTGTGGCGGGCCGGCCAGCTGGGCCGCGCCGGCGCGGCCGCGGTGTGCCCGACCGGCTACGACGCGCTGTCGGCGGAACTGCCCGGCGGCGGCTGGCCGGCCGGCGGCCTGACCGAACTGCTGACCACGCAGGGCGGCGCGGGGGAAATGCGCCTGCTGCTGCCGGCCCTGCGCACGCTGGCCGGGGCGGGGCGGCGCATTGCGCTGGTGGCGCCGCCTTACCTGCCCAATGCGATGGGGCTGGCCGCGGCCGGGCTGCCGGCGCGGCAGTGCTACTGGGTGCGTGCTCCGGCCGAAGCGGCCAGGGCCGCGCAGCAGGCCGACATGCTGTGGGCCGCCGAGCAGCTGCTGCGCAGCCAGGCCTTCGGCGGCGTGCTGGTGTGGCTGCCCGCGGCGCGTCCCGAGGCGCTGCGGCGGCTGCAGGTGCTGGCGCAGGCCGGCGACGCGGTGGCATGGGCGCTGCGCCCGGCGGCGGCGCTGCGCGAGTCGTCGCCCGCGGTGCTGCGGCTGCTGCTGGCGCCGCTGCCCGGCAACGTGCTGTCGATCACCTTCCACAAGCGCCGCGGGCCGGTGCGGGACACGCCGCTGCTGCTGCGCCTGGACGGCATGGCGGCGGCCACGCGCGCGGCCGCCTGGCCGGTCCCGGCAGGCGCGCCTGCGCCGGCGCCGGCCGGGCCTGAACCGCTGGCGCAGTCTTCTCAGCTTTCTTCCGATGCCGTACTGGATCGCGGTGCACCTGCCGCGCCTGCCCCTGGACGCCCTGCAGCCCAACTGGCCTGA
- a CDS encoding helix-turn-helix domain-containing protein, translated as MSLISQCRQLREARGKSLGDLGRILGMAAQNLSAILLGKKDSRASTLEALAAALDAQWVLVPNERLAEVRQVLEGKGSGPDRSARAALDIFLDQE; from the coding sequence ATGTCATTAATCTCCCAATGCCGACAATTGCGGGAAGCCCGGGGCAAGAGCCTGGGCGACCTCGGCCGGATTCTCGGCATGGCGGCGCAAAACCTGTCGGCCATCCTGCTCGGCAAGAAGGACAGCCGCGCTTCCACGCTGGAAGCGCTGGCAGCCGCGCTGGACGCGCAGTGGGTGCTGGTTCCCAACGAGCGGCTTGCCGAAGTCCGTCAGGTACTGGAAGGCAAGGGCAGCGGCCCCGACCGCAGCGCCCGCGCCGCGCTCGATATCTTCCTGGATCAGGAATGA
- a CDS encoding type II toxin-antitoxin system HipA family toxin has product MSYALHPRFLEVRLYDRLCGYLCEAGGNVRFVPADEFRGDTDRPTLSLSITVPTEAGRRATAEVLDNPFHPAVYSTGHELPPYFAGLLPEGELRKRLEATRSHPEDKDDFGILASAGNDLPGAVVVRPADIGALPAYARAYGVTGGADNLEIAVVEGATQGAASVSGVQNKLALSTVQDGKRYTLPSHGRLSDIIAKLPARNDDAQVFNESVSMQLAAAAGVHVAATRVLPVSTIAVEGLAEALGEHLHYLAVDRFDRTPGGRVHAEDGCQMLGRMPARKYASIDGYVQLVATLYRLSPSGVEHVRQFFLRQAVNTLIGNSDAHLKNFSVIYPNGVLPVLSPAYDIVCVAALPGFASYGQNVAIDRLQREETLATYESIAEQAGVPRRIATAAVREAVALAHARWPRLLDELDAPRAIREVVTGRLATLPLARAARPGR; this is encoded by the coding sequence ATGAGCTACGCCCTGCATCCCCGTTTCCTGGAGGTTCGGCTATATGACCGGTTGTGCGGCTACCTGTGCGAGGCCGGCGGCAATGTCCGCTTCGTTCCCGCCGATGAATTCCGCGGCGACACCGACCGCCCTACGCTGAGCCTGTCGATCACCGTGCCGACCGAAGCCGGCCGCCGGGCCACCGCCGAGGTGCTGGACAACCCCTTCCATCCCGCGGTCTACAGCACCGGCCATGAACTGCCGCCCTACTTTGCCGGGCTGCTGCCCGAAGGCGAACTGCGCAAGCGGCTGGAGGCCACGCGCAGCCATCCCGAAGACAAGGACGACTTCGGCATCCTGGCCTCGGCCGGCAATGACCTGCCAGGAGCCGTCGTGGTCCGGCCGGCGGACATCGGCGCCCTGCCCGCCTACGCCCGCGCCTACGGCGTGACCGGCGGCGCCGACAACCTGGAGATCGCCGTGGTCGAAGGCGCCACGCAAGGGGCGGCGTCGGTCTCCGGCGTGCAGAACAAGCTGGCGCTGTCGACGGTGCAGGACGGCAAGCGCTACACGCTGCCGAGCCACGGCAGGCTGTCCGACATCATCGCCAAGCTGCCGGCCCGGAACGACGACGCGCAGGTGTTCAACGAATCGGTCTCGATGCAGCTGGCCGCCGCCGCCGGCGTGCATGTCGCGGCCACGCGGGTCTTGCCGGTGTCGACCATCGCGGTGGAGGGGCTGGCCGAGGCCCTGGGCGAGCATCTGCACTACCTTGCGGTCGACCGCTTCGACCGCACCCCGGGCGGGCGCGTGCATGCCGAGGACGGCTGCCAGATGCTGGGCCGGATGCCGGCCAGGAAGTACGCCAGCATCGACGGCTACGTGCAGCTGGTTGCCACGCTGTACCGCCTGAGCCCGAGCGGGGTCGAGCATGTGCGGCAGTTCTTCCTGCGCCAGGCGGTCAATACGCTGATCGGCAACAGCGACGCGCACCTGAAGAACTTCTCGGTGATCTACCCCAATGGCGTGCTGCCGGTGCTGTCGCCCGCGTATGACATCGTCTGCGTCGCCGCGCTGCCCGGCTTTGCCTCGTACGGCCAGAACGTCGCCATCGACAGGCTGCAGCGCGAGGAAACCCTGGCCACGTACGAGTCGATCGCCGAGCAAGCCGGCGTGCCGCGCCGCATCGCCACCGCCGCGGTCAGGGAAGCGGTGGCGCTGGCGCATGCCCGCTGGCCGCGCCTGCTGGACGAACTCGACGCACCGCGAGCCATCCGCGAGGTCGTCACCGGGCGGCTGGCGACGCTGCCGCTGGCGCGCGCGGCGCGCCCGGGCCGGTGA
- a CDS encoding DMT family transporter, whose protein sequence is MPASSPSTRRLDWTTLFLLTFPPLSWAGNAIVGRLAAGTIPPVTLNWARWVLAGMLLAPFAWRGVVEHRALLRRHAGVITAMGILSIASYNALQYLALTSSTPINVTLIGASTPLFLIVIGALCFGERVRPWHVAGALLCMVGVTFVLVRGELARLAQLDLVPGDLYMLAATIAWSAYTWLLRKQRPALPLPVLLFAQIVTGVLASAPVTAWELLTLAQPLQWNGKVAGILLYVATIPSLLAYFAWDRAIARAGAQLPVFFITLTPVFAALLSTVLLGDWPRWYHGVGLAAIAAGIWLAQRR, encoded by the coding sequence ATGCCCGCCAGCAGCCCCAGCACCCGACGCCTCGACTGGACCACCCTGTTCCTGCTGACCTTTCCCCCGCTGAGCTGGGCCGGCAACGCCATCGTCGGCCGGCTTGCCGCCGGCACCATACCGCCGGTCACGCTGAACTGGGCGCGCTGGGTGCTGGCCGGCATGCTGCTGGCGCCGTTTGCCTGGCGCGGCGTGGTCGAGCACCGCGCGCTGCTGCGCCGGCACGCGGGCGTGATCACCGCCATGGGCATCCTGTCGATCGCCAGCTATAACGCGCTGCAGTACCTGGCGCTGACCAGCTCGACGCCGATCAACGTGACGCTGATCGGCGCGTCCACGCCGCTGTTTCTGATCGTGATCGGCGCGCTGTGCTTCGGCGAACGGGTCCGGCCCTGGCATGTCGCCGGCGCGCTGCTGTGCATGGTCGGCGTGACCTTCGTGCTGGTGCGCGGCGAACTGGCGCGGCTGGCGCAACTGGACCTGGTGCCGGGCGACCTGTACATGCTGGCGGCCACCATCGCCTGGAGCGCCTACACCTGGCTGCTGCGCAAGCAGCGTCCCGCGCTGCCCCTGCCGGTGCTGCTGTTCGCACAGATCGTCACCGGCGTGCTGGCCAGCGCGCCGGTGACGGCATGGGAACTGCTGACGCTGGCGCAGCCGCTGCAATGGAACGGCAAGGTCGCGGGCATCCTGCTCTATGTCGCGACCATCCCGTCGCTGCTGGCCTACTTTGCCTGGGACCGCGCCATCGCGCGCGCCGGCGCGCAGTTGCCGGTGTTCTTCATCACGCTGACGCCGGTCTTCGCCGCGCTGCTGTCGACGGTGCTGCTGGGCGACTGGCCGCGCTGGTACCACGGCGTCGGGCTGGCCGCGATCGCCGCCGGGATCTGGCTGGCGCAGCGGCGCTGA
- a CDS encoding xanthine dehydrogenase family protein molybdopterin-binding subunit, which produces MTDPIPQCTPRARPGTGPVGIGTPVSRLDGVAKVTGTARYAAEHPAFDLAHGVVVNSTIARGRIVSIDCSAALAVPGVLDVLTHERRPRVRSLDLFYKDMVAPAGSPFKPLHDARIWYSGQPVALVVAETFEAARHAATLVRVRYQAWPHQTSLLDHLGRAGKPMRFKAGYSGPPRPRGDADAAFARAPCKVDAEFYSGVEHHNPMEMHATTVVRGGDGHLTIYDKTQGSQNSRWMVSRVFGLPKRKVTVRNEYVGGAFGSGLRPQYQLILAVMASLALERSVRVVLTRPQMFTFCHRPETWQRVRLGAEADGRLVSLIHEAVAETSRMEHYVEVVVNWSTQLYASENSRQDYKLVDLDQPTPADMRAPGAAHGVHGIEVAMDELSYAVGMDPLALRLRNYAERDGASGLPFSSKALRECYEQGAQRFGWASRPPQPRSMRAGHELIGWGMASGTWDALQMFSRARAVFRADGRLEVACAATDIGTGTLTVMSQIAAASLGLPLEQVSFVLGDSDLPVAPVEGGSAHVATVGTAVDGVCDKLRRMLWHMARRMQGSGFERARYEELVFNNGTVSLRARPDMSLPLAGILEAARREQIEASFLQLPNLFKQKQYTRAAHSAVFCEVRVDEALGTVRVTRVVSAVAAGRIINPKTARSQILGGMVWGIGQALHEETHSDHALGRFMNRNIAEYHIASHADIQDLDVIFVDEDDRVVSSLGAKGVGEIGLVGVAAAISNAIYHATGRRLRSTPMTPDKVMAR; this is translated from the coding sequence ATGACCGATCCGATCCCGCAATGTACGCCGCGCGCGCGGCCCGGCACGGGGCCGGTCGGCATCGGCACGCCGGTCTCGCGTCTCGACGGCGTCGCCAAGGTCACCGGCACGGCGCGCTATGCCGCCGAGCATCCGGCCTTCGACCTCGCGCACGGAGTGGTGGTGAACAGCACCATTGCGCGCGGGCGCATCGTGTCGATCGATTGCAGCGCCGCGCTGGCGGTGCCGGGCGTGCTGGACGTGCTGACCCATGAACGCCGCCCGCGCGTGCGTTCGCTCGACCTGTTCTACAAGGACATGGTCGCCCCCGCCGGTTCGCCGTTCAAGCCGCTGCACGATGCACGCATCTGGTATAGCGGCCAGCCGGTCGCGCTGGTGGTGGCCGAGACCTTCGAGGCGGCGCGGCATGCCGCCACGCTGGTGCGCGTGCGGTACCAGGCATGGCCGCACCAGACCAGCCTGCTGGACCACCTGGGCCGCGCCGGCAAGCCGATGCGCTTCAAGGCAGGCTATTCCGGCCCGCCCAGGCCGCGCGGCGATGCCGACGCCGCCTTCGCGCGCGCGCCTTGCAAGGTCGACGCCGAGTTCTACAGCGGCGTGGAACACCACAACCCGATGGAGATGCACGCCACCACGGTGGTCCGCGGCGGCGACGGCCACCTGACCATCTACGACAAGACCCAGGGCTCGCAGAATTCGCGCTGGATGGTGTCGCGCGTGTTCGGGCTGCCCAAACGCAAGGTCACGGTGCGCAATGAATATGTGGGCGGCGCGTTCGGCTCGGGGCTGCGGCCGCAGTACCAGCTGATCCTGGCGGTGATGGCGTCGCTGGCGCTGGAGCGCTCGGTGCGCGTGGTGCTGACGCGCCCGCAGATGTTTACGTTCTGCCACCGGCCCGAAACCTGGCAGCGCGTGCGGCTGGGCGCCGAGGCCGATGGCAGGCTGGTAAGCCTGATCCACGAAGCCGTGGCCGAGACCTCGCGCATGGAGCACTACGTCGAGGTGGTGGTCAACTGGTCCACGCAGCTCTATGCGTCGGAGAACAGCCGGCAGGACTACAAGCTGGTCGACCTCGACCAGCCCACGCCGGCCGACATGCGCGCGCCGGGCGCCGCGCACGGCGTGCATGGGATCGAGGTCGCGATGGATGAGTTGTCCTATGCGGTGGGAATGGATCCGCTGGCGCTGCGGCTCCGGAACTACGCCGAGCGCGATGGGGCCAGCGGCCTGCCGTTCTCGAGCAAGGCACTGCGGGAATGCTACGAGCAGGGCGCGCAACGGTTCGGCTGGGCCAGCCGGCCGCCGCAGCCGCGTTCGATGCGCGCTGGCCACGAGCTGATCGGCTGGGGCATGGCCAGCGGCACCTGGGATGCGCTGCAGATGTTCAGCCGCGCCCGCGCGGTATTCCGCGCCGACGGCAGGCTCGAGGTAGCGTGCGCCGCCACCGACATCGGCACCGGCACGCTGACGGTGATGAGCCAGATTGCCGCCGCGTCGCTGGGCCTGCCGCTGGAGCAGGTGAGCTTCGTGCTGGGCGATTCGGACCTGCCGGTGGCGCCGGTGGAAGGGGGCTCGGCGCACGTGGCCACGGTCGGCACGGCGGTCGACGGCGTATGCGACAAGCTGCGCCGGATGCTGTGGCACATGGCGCGGCGCATGCAGGGTTCCGGCTTCGAGCGCGCCCGCTACGAGGAGCTGGTGTTCAACAACGGCACCGTGAGCCTGCGCGCGCGCCCGGACATGTCATTGCCGCTGGCCGGCATCCTGGAGGCGGCGCGGCGTGAGCAGATCGAGGCATCGTTCCTGCAGTTGCCCAATCTGTTCAAGCAGAAGCAGTACACGCGCGCCGCGCACTCGGCGGTGTTCTGCGAGGTCCGCGTCGACGAGGCGCTGGGCACCGTGCGCGTCACGCGCGTGGTCAGCGCGGTGGCGGCGGGCCGCATCATCAACCCGAAGACCGCGCGCAGCCAGATCCTGGGCGGCATGGTGTGGGGCATCGGCCAGGCGCTGCACGAGGAAACGCACAGCGACCATGCGCTCGGCCGCTTCATGAACCGCAATATTGCCGAGTACCACATCGCCTCGCACGCCGACATCCAGGACCTCGACGTGATCTTTGTCGACGAGGACGACCGCGTGGTCAGCAGCCTGGGCGCCAAGGGCGTGGGCGAAATCGGGCTGGTGGGCGTTGCCGCCGCGATCAGCAATGCCATCTACCACGCCACCGGCAGGCGGCTGCGCAGCACGCCGATGACGCCGGACAAGGTCATGGCGCGCTGA